AGGATAAATTAAATCCATATTAACTGCTAGAGGCTAGTGGACTATCACGTTATAAATAATATAATTTTACTCATTTAATTATCAACGACTTACAAGAATTTCATAGAGAATAAAATCATAAATAGTTATATCTGAAAATTTAAGGCTCGCCAGGGCCAAAGTAATCCCCAGTCAGGGGTCGGACGATAGTCCGAAACTGCAAGCGAAGCGCCGCATAACACCTTCTGATATTCATACAAAACAAAAGTGAGTCAACCCCCGAGGCACGAGGGGGTAAAAGAAGAACCCGAAGGGCGGGACGACAGTCCTGTATTGCAAGGCCGATAGGCCGCCGCGTAGTACCAACCAACAACCCAACTAAACTATCAATGCCCACAGCGTGCGCCTAAAACCCAAACAGAGAACTATGGAACAAAAATGATTAAAAAAGCAAGAATCAAGACCAACTAAATTTAATATACCTGTGGATAACTTTATTCAATGTTTTAATTCAAGGGTCAATCTGGCAATTTTAGCTAAAACGCTTAATATAACGGTTCCATTTGTATGTATAACTAACTAATAACCAGTGAATTATATAGTTATCCACACGCTATGGATTGATTTGTAGGTGTAAAACTATTTGTTTGGAAATTGCCCTTGGTATTGTCGAAATTTGGATAGACAGGAAAAAAGGTCCGGCTGATACCAAGACCTTTTGCAGAATCTTTTGTGTGACTCTATGTTTTTAGCAATTCAAAAGTAGTCACACCGAAGCAACGGCAAAAGCAATTTCGGACTTTCTTTTCATTTATGAAATGATTGTGGCCTAGGGTATCGGGGCTATGATCAATAAAGAAAGGAGGTATATCATGAAACGTAAGTTTCAGGATTCCCCTAGAACCCCATTCTGGCTCAAACCAGCAATCAAGGAATTGTTGCGTTGGGCCTTGTGGTTCTTTGAGGATCCATAACCGGTAAAACCATGGGGACGAAGGACCGTCCCCCTTTTTCAAACGTTCAGAATCATAATTCCCTATGAAAAAAACTACCCCCATTCAGAAGTTGTTTAGTGAAAAAGCAAGTTTGATTCTTGTCTTCCTTGGTATATTCTTGATCGCCCTGGGTCTTCTGCTGTTCCTATGGAATGAACTTCAACTATCGGCAACCGGGACAATCAATAAAGAGAAATTCGGCCAATTCGGTGATTTTATTGGGGGTCTGGTAGGATCAATATGGGCATTGGCCGGTGTTATTCTGTTCTACGTTGCTCTTACCGAACAGAGAAAAGACCTTAAAATCAATCAGGATGTCTTGAAACAACAGATCGCGGAGTTCAAACTACAGAGGCAAGAGCTTGAGGAAACTAGACAGGTATTCAACCTCCAAAAGTTTGACAATACCTTTTTCAACCTTCTGAAAGCCCAAAACGATATAGTAAACTCATTGTTTGTCGATACCATACGAACAAAGACATCAGGCTCAAAGAAAGATATTGAAGAAAAGACGCATGCCGGTAACAGATTCTTTGCCCGTGCTTTAGCAATCACTCAGGACTTTTATGAGCAGTTACCAAAATTTTCCAACACCGACCCCAATGACCTAAAGGCAAAATACCTGAATTATTTCAACAAGAAATACGAAGAAGGTATTGAGACACACAAGTTCGAACTGCTTAACAACTTCAATATCGATAAGAGTAAATCATGTCATGTGAAACTCGCATTTTTCCAATTTTACGTAGGGTTTAGGTCAGACTTCAAGAAACATCTATCTCACTTGTCTCAAATCCTGGAGTACCTAGACTACACTACGACCAACAATCCACAGTCGGACTTTTCTCAGTATCCGAAATTCCTAAAGGCACAACTGTCAGACCAGGAGAAGTTGATTATCTGGTTGGTAACAGAAATGGAAGGCATGAACCGATCAATGTTGCTGAAGTATGAAATCTTTAAAGGGATTGAGCCAAGTATTGACTTCCCAGAGTTGAATGACTTTAGTTAAAGTCAGGCCAACCAAATTAATTATCTGTCAAGCAAGTCCAATTTTCAAAAACTTGATCAGGGCCCCTCTTTCGATGATTTTAGATGGAGTGCCGTAATGAAAATATAGAATACTTAGTAAATGATTTCACTTTGTGGAGAAAACTAACATGGTAATTCTGAAAGAATGCTATCCCTTTACCATGTTTCCTTTTCTAGCTCCTCTATCATTTGATCCTCGGTATTGATGATATCTTCAATATTGGATGTCAATTCTATTAGAAATGAAAGTTTATAGGTTTTTGGGTTGTTGAATTGCCAACTTCTAGCAGTCCCATCAATAGTTGGCAATTCCCGATATTTTATTTTTCGATTATCACAGACAATGCTTATGTCATTTTCTATTTCAATCGGATCATGCCAAATACCGTGAATGAAGAAGTTTCTATCAGATTTAATGTTGCTTATTCTATTTAGGAGTTCCGTCATTCGCTCTTCTTGAAACGACTTAATTCGATTTACTTTTTTGATTAATTCAATAGTACCGTATAAGTTGTTATTTTCAGTAATTGTAGCAGCAATCAGCTCATCCTCTGCCCCAATCAGGTAGTTAAGTATTACACGCAACTTATACTCCATTATTGCGAAGTTTACGGAGAGTTTACCTAATTGGGCATAAAAACCCTTTTGGCGTTCATTCATTGAATCAATTCAAAATGTTTACTCAATTTTCAATTATACTATGTCCCTGAACTACAACTGCACTGAAATCTTAGACACAAAATCCGCTGGTTCAACTTCTAGGGCCGCACAAATCACAAACAGGCTTTTCACTGTAGGACTAATGATTCCCCTCTCAATCCTCGAAATGTATGACCGGTCAAGATCACAAAGATTCGCAAGTTTCTCCTGACTCATTCCTTTCTGTTTTCTTTCCTCTCTAAGGATATTTCCAAAGATCGTCGCGAGTTTATCCACGGGTGGCAAAATATTGCCATAGATAATTTTTAAATGAGGACTATAATCCTCATTTTTACTTTATGAGTAGATTAGTACGTTATCGCTAATAATCTACTTATAATGCTATTCTTAGCACAAAACCACATTCTATCATGAAAAGCACACTTTTAATTCTATTCAGTTTAACCGTACTAATTGAGTCTAAAGCTCAATTCCACTATGAAGGTCCGAAAAAAGATTTCTACGCGCTCAGTGACATGGAGAAAGCTCCATCTTTAGGAGGTAACAAAATGGGATTCCAATTGGCTGAAAAAATTTTCAAGCTCATTGATATTGGGCTGCAAAATCCCAGCGTATCAAATAATCACAAATTCCAGAAAGAACAAATCCTTTATTTCTATCGAACTTACAGTCCTCCGACACATGCCTCAACAAACCCTCAGTATGGAGAATCCAATGTTCTTAAAGAAGGTGACATTCTGGAAGACAGTTATATTCAGTTCACCGCCCAATTATACTTTGACCAAAATCAACGTTTGATTCTAAAGGATAGCATAGAGATCATTTTTCATAAATACAAAGAGCGTGGAACGAAAATGTTAGACCCGCTTTCCATGGTATTTCCTGTTTCGGAAAACCTAAGAAATCAGCTCTCATTATTTCAACTCCAATCCAAACCAAAGCTTTTGACAAACCATGGAGGGCAAAGCAGGTATACTACGGTTTCCTTTACTGCCCCCATTGACTTTATCCGGGAAAAATCACGATATGGCGATCCCATAACTGACGCAACCTGTGTTGTAAGAATAAAAAAGGGAATACCTTCATTGAATATAAAAGTAATGAGCAATCGGATTGGCAAAACCCAAGTCGAATCCCTGGTGAAAATGTATCTAAGCAATCATGAAGACCTTGAATCGTTAGACAAGAAGAAGTTGCTAATAGCTTATGAACAAGTTTTTATTGGGATTAGGTACCACAAACACTATGAATCAGGCCCAAAAAAGTACGGTGAAAGGGTGTATATACATTCAGTAAGAGAAGAGTGAATTCGAACTAATTTCCACGTTCCGTTAATCAATAGGGAACTCGTCATAGCTTCTCCGAATTAAAGATTCACCTACAATCTCAAGAATCAATATATACCTTACTTATATACAAAAAATGCTAAACAAATCGACTGTTCAAAATAAGACTTTCTCAGCTCCAAGATGCTCAAAAGTTACACAGATGATTGTGGACGAATTAGGTGAACTATTGGACCAAATCGAAATCAACAGGTTCCGACGAATTCTAACGATGCTTTCAATAGAATTTGTGAATAAGTCAGATTTTCCAGAAGAATTCAGGGTATACCTCAAAGAACTTATTACGATCCTCCAATTTCTTGAGATCGTAGAAATCGAAGTAAGTGACAGATCGCACAATTAGCATTTCAGAGATTGATTCTGCTAGAATTGCCCAAGGCCGGGTGCATATAGTACTTTGCAAGATTGTTTTAGGCCACTATCACCAGGAAACCTTACGATTCTTCTGTTTGTAATTCAGGTACGGATATTTTAACAACACTTTTTAAAAAACCATCTGAACCTTTTACCGGTAGAATCGTCACTTCTTGATTGTATGAATTCTGGTCAATATCAAGAAACAATATTTCAAGTTTCAGCTTATACCGTTCTTGGATTTTCACTCCTGAATGCCATGTGAAGCGACAGCTGAATCCAGTCCCTACAGAAAGCAAGTTTCTATTAAATTCCTTATACCCCAAGGACCCTAATTTCTTATCATAACTGAAAGCTACCGGTATTAAAGGATTTATTGTGACTTTTAGATCAAAAGTAAAGTTATCGGAAGTAACATTTGGCGATTTCAATGTTAATGAAGGCATAATATCCCTTTTCCTTCTATCTCTTTCATTCTTAATTTGAATGTCGAGAAGTTCAGTTGATTTGGCTTGAGCTTTGGCTGTCTTAGAAAGCTCGTCTCTAGTAAGCTCTAATTCCTTTCTAGTTAACGCCAATTCCTCCTTCTGCAGGCTCAATACTTCCTTCTGGTCACGCAATATTTCTTTTTGATCAGCTAGTTCTTGTTGTTGAATGAAAGTACCGTAGATCAACAGGGCAAAGGCCAAGCCAGTGAAAAGTGAGTTAGCCACGCCAAAAGAATCACCCAATGTTCCAGGGTTCTCGACTTCTGGAAAAAACCCATAAAAGGAAAATGTAATAATAGCAGTTAATACCCAAAGGCATAAGACAATTATTATCAAATGTGGGATTTTCAGTCTCTTCATTGGGAGGCATTGGAAGTCGGAGTATCAAGATATAAGAGTCATAAACTGATTCCATCCGAAATACTCGTCTTGCTCAAATTAAATATAGTACTTAACTAGATAATATAAAATCCCACAAATGAAGGTAATGGAACTACAACATAGTTAATGGAAAGGACCCAAGCTTTAAGCAGAGAAGTGGCTGAATTTCCTAAGAAAGTCAAATTTCGAAAGATATCTATATGATTGGGGTGGAGCAAATGATGGAAAGGTAGACTTGATATCTGATAATGACACAGTTTTTTTGAACTCTACTACATCTTTCAACAGGATTCCAATCGCTCGATTAGAATTTTGATAATAGTCAAAGTACAATTCTTCACCTATGCCTGCTGTTTCCTGGTACTCGGACCATATGTTTGCTGGAGTATCCTCAATTAATCCCTTTACCCTTCCTATCCCCTTTACCATTTTTTCAGGAGAAGTAACATAGAACAAAATCAAATCACCTTCGCTGACTTTAGGTGATGTCTTCCTAAGTTCAATTGACTTGTTACCACTGAATATTCTTTCAGCAAATTGTGGCTTGATGGATATAAGAAGAATCTTA
This DNA window, taken from Cytophagales bacterium, encodes the following:
- a CDS encoding putative phage abortive infection protein → MKKTTPIQKLFSEKASLILVFLGIFLIALGLLLFLWNELQLSATGTINKEKFGQFGDFIGGLVGSIWALAGVILFYVALTEQRKDLKINQDVLKQQIAEFKLQRQELEETRQVFNLQKFDNTFFNLLKAQNDIVNSLFVDTIRTKTSGSKKDIEEKTHAGNRFFARALAITQDFYEQLPKFSNTDPNDLKAKYLNYFNKKYEEGIETHKFELLNNFNIDKSKSCHVKLAFFQFYVGFRSDFKKHLSHLSQILEYLDYTTTNNPQSDFSQYPKFLKAQLSDQEKLIIWLVTEMEGMNRSMLLKYEIFKGIEPSIDFPELNDFS
- a CDS encoding helix-turn-helix transcriptional regulator, whose translation is MDKLATIFGNILREERKQKGMSQEKLANLCDLDRSYISRIERGIISPTVKSLFVICAALEVEPADFVSKISVQL
- a CDS encoding DUF3850 domain-containing protein, with translation MSKILLISIKPQFAERIFSGNKSIELRKTSPKVSEGDLILFYVTSPEKMVKGIGRVKGLIEDTPANIWSEYQETAGIGEELYFDYYQNSNRAIGILLKDVVEFKKTVSLSDIKSTFPSFAPPQSYRYLSKFDFLRKFSHFSA